A window from Ictalurus furcatus strain D&B chromosome 16, Billie_1.0, whole genome shotgun sequence encodes these proteins:
- the zgc:123181 gene encoding LOW QUALITY PROTEIN: protocadherin gamma-C3 (The sequence of the model RefSeq protein was modified relative to this genomic sequence to represent the inferred CDS: inserted 2 bases in 1 codon) codes for MDAIFVSRSTWILLSVLLLDLSSGQIVYSVSEEVNEGTVVGNVAKDLHISVQDLETRMFQMISASNKKYFEVNLKTGTLFVNERIDREALCSPARKCSVHIEAMVHNPLRMFRIEVNILDINDNAPSFPSSSQILNITEVSAPGEKFALSLAEDPDTESNTVKTYKLTPNEHFSLDVQNGEEMISVELVLQKALDRETQPVIHMALXLLLMEENLRCLGH; via the exons ATGGATGCTATTTTTGTGTCTCGGTCCACTTGGATTCTGCTCTCTGTTCTTTTGTTGGATTTATCTTCTGGTCAGATCGTGTATTCGGTCTCGGAGGAAGTAAACGAGGGAACCGTTGTTGGGAATGTAGCAAAGGATCTGCACATCAGCGTTCAGGATCTTGAGACTCGAATGTTTCAGATGATTTCCGCATCTAACAAAAAGTATTTTGAGGTCAATCTGAAGACCGGGACGTTGTTTGTTAATGAAAGGATTGATCGAGAGGCGTTGTGCTCCCCAGCTCGCAAATGTTCCGTCCATATAGAGGCTATGGTTCACAACCCGCTAAGGATGTTTCGTATTGAGGTAAATATATTAGACATAAACGATAATGCTCCGTCTTTTCCTAGCAGTAGCCAGATACTGAACATAACGGAGGTTTCTGCACCTGGAGAGAAATTCGCATTGTCTTTGGCTGAGGATCCAGACACGGAAAGCAATACAGTGAAAACCTATAAATTAACCCCTAATGAACACTTTTCTTTAGATGTACAAAATGGGGAGGAGATGATCTCCGTCGAGCTAGTGTTACAGAAAGCTTTAGATCGAGAAACGCAGCCAGTGATTCATATGGCCCT ACTGCTTTTGATGGAGGAAAACCTCCGATGTCTGGGACATTAG